In the Podospora pseudocomata strain CBS 415.72m chromosome 5, whole genome shotgun sequence genome, one interval contains:
- a CDS encoding hypothetical protein (CAZy:AA7; EggNog:ENOG503P127; COG:C) produces the protein MRLFRALVVGVLLVSASAKKDDPNFAFETKQLSKRETTKHPNIVFGDPSSVPLNHNRPTCKIGPQDAAWPTLNEWSKLNTTLGGRLLKPSPAPIVCYPGPNYNAAACEFLVGGAARRTRFWLDDPLSVLSPWTQGNTCLLSANVSGPLRSCTQGGFPEYVVNATSVRDVQIAVNFARNNNIRLIIKNTGHDFLGRSNGYGSLSVWTHYLKGIEYLQSYKASQYKGSAVRLGAGTETWEANNAMIAQNFTIAVPKLPTETVGIAGGWFQGGGHSNLASLWGLGADQVLSINLVTADGRFTTANKDTNKDLFFALRGGGGGTYGVVTSIVVKASNGLITLGTATYGFTTGPIAPTTLQNPTANITNTQDFWKGVEIYLAFAKKVVDAGGFGHGDVTYHGNTSFSFAGIFLMPGFSASKTQEFVNPLFQSFRDEAGINITTPVATVVTYAEPGNGTNTAPGSGTFSSRLLPRNNWANSTSISQTSSAIKRAVEKGFNIRTRAYGPKLDLVTGPYAARGVSPHMRSMVIHLTVFSLLDVSSLWVLESTPGEAASNFKAELARLEDATDEIRRVTPGSGAYYNEAGRLEPDWQESFFGGENYGRLLRVKRERDPWGLFWVHKGVGSEGWRVETGDGLTTNNGPLCRV, from the exons ATGCGCCTTTTCCGAGCTCTGGTTGTCGGCGTCCTGTTGGTCTCCGCGTCAGCGAAAAAGGATGATCCCAACTTTGCATTCGAGACCAAGCAATTGTCCAAGCGAGAGACGACAAAGCACCCGAATATCGTCTTTGGAGATCCTTCCTCGGTgcccctcaaccacaaccgaCCGACATGCAAGATCGGACCCCAAGATGCGGCTTGGCCTACCCTGAACGAATGGTCAAAATTGAATACAACGCTCGGTGGCAGGCTCCTGAAGCCATCTCCAGCACCCATTGTCTGTTATCCAGGGCCAAATTACAATGCGGCTGCTTGTGAGTTCCTCGTCGGCGGCGCGGCCAGGCGCACCAGATTCTGGCTTGACGATCCCCTCAGTGTGCTCAGCCCCTGGACTCAGGGGAATACATGTCTGTTATCTGCCAACGTCAGTGGGCCTCTGAGAAGCTGCACACAGGGAGGGTTTCCGGAGTATGTGGTCAATGCCACGTCCGTGAGGGATGTGCAGATAGCGGTCAACTTTGCTCGGAACAATAATATCAGGTTGATCATCAA GAACACGGGCCATGACTTCTTGGGTCGTTCAAACGGTTACGGATCACTAAGCGTGTGGACACATTACCTAAAGGGCATCGAATACCTCCAAAGCTACAAGGCCAGTCAGTACAAGGGCTCAGCAGTCAGGCTCGGTGCTGGAACCGAGACCTGGGAGGCAAACAATGCCATGATCGCGCAGAACTTCACCATCGCCGTGCCCAAGCTCCCCACCGAGACGGTTGGCATCGCTGGCGGCTGGTTCCAAGGAGGCGGCCACTCCAATCTGGCTTCTCTCTGGGGCCTTGGAGCCGATCAAGTCCTGAGTATCAACCTTGTCACTGCCGATGGCAGATTCACGACGGCGAACAAGGACACTAACAAAGACCTCTTCTTTGCCCTGcgtggcggaggtggaggcacCTACGGCGTCGTCACCTCGATCGTTGTCAAGGCCTCCAACGGACTGATCACCCTCGGCACCGCTACCTACGGCTTCACTACAGGTCCAATTGCTCCTACGACGTTACAGAACCCAACCGCCAATATAACCAATACCCAAGACTTTTGGAAAGGGGTAGAGATCTACCTGGCCTTTGCGAAAAAGGTCGTCGACGCCGGCGGCTTCGGCCACGGAGACGTCACCTACCACGGCAACACAAGTTTCTCCTTTGCGGGAATATTCCTTATGCCCGGATTCTCCGCAAGCAAGACTCAGGAGTTCGTCAACCCCCTGTTCCAGTCGTTCCGTGATGAAgccggcatcaacatcaccactccTGTCGCCACGGTGGTCACCTATGCTGAACCTGGGAATGGGACAAACACCGCGCCGGGAAGCGGTACTTTCTCTTCACGCCTTCTTCCCCGAAATAACTGGGCCAACTCAACCAGTATATCTCAGACTTCCAGCGCAATCAAAAGAGCAGTGGAAAAGGGCTTCAACATCCGCACCCGAGCCTACGGCCCAAAGCTCGATCTGGTGACAGGACCCTACGCAGCGCGTGGTGTGAGCCCCCACATGAGAAGTATGGTCATCCACCTGACGGTCTTCTCTCTGCTCGACGTGTCATCGCTCTGGGTGTTGGAGTCCACGCCCGGTGAAGCAGCGAGCAATTTCAAGGCAGAGCTGGCTAGGCTGGAGGATGCAACTGATGAGATTCGACGTGTGACTCCGGGGAGCGGGGCGTATTACAATGAAGCTGGGAGGTTGGAGCCAGACTGGCAGGAGAGTTTCTTTGGGGGGGAGAATTATGGgcggttgttgagggtgaagagggagagggatccttgggggttgttttgggtTCAtaagggggttgggagtgaggggtggagggtggagaCGGGGGATGGGTTGACGACGAATAATGGGCCGTTGTGTAGGGTTTGA